The nucleotide window cagtttctcatatatattgaaaattaaaaacaaaacctcatcCTTTGCAGTTCATTGCTTTTGGGagacagacagaggaagaggaaacttCTAGAAAGCTCAGCCGCAGATGGAAAGTTGCTAAAAGATAATGTAAGTATTAttccactttaaaaataatgtagaatGGTTTTCCATAAGATTTGACAGATTTAATACTCAGCTTCACTTCTTTCAGGACGGGGTGGCTGTGGGTGCCACTGGTCTTCGAAACTTGGGCAACACATGCTTTATGAATGCCATCCTGCAGTCACTCAGGTAAGGCTTTGCTCTGAGGGAGGTGGGTGGCCTACTGGACTTACAGCACAAATCAGCAGTTCTTCCCCAGTGGAGTCAGAGCCCCATGAGCCTTTATTAATACAGTCTGTTGCAGATTGAAGGATATTACAGAGGCTGCCTAGAAACAAGAAGCAGTTGAGCCCAGGTTTCTCCACTGATACGTCTTTGCCTCATGCAACAAGATTATCTAATAGTatcaaaacatgttaaataaaaaagctattacttgttttgtaatgtttgaatctgtttaatattttaatgttttttttgggggaaggggggttgtgttttgttttttttttttttttttaaactcctgTTTAGATTCCTTAGCATTTCCCTTCAACCTAATTGAGAATTAATGAGATGAATACATTTCTCCAGCTCTGATTCTATTCCATCTTACTATGTGACTGCAGAGTAAAGTTGAAGCTGAGATACCTGGCATATTTTTGGATGTTGTCTTCTTCCACATTTCAcattagtttctgttttgacaaaatgttcttCCTTTGACAGCAACATCGAGCAGTTCAGCTGTTATTTCAAGGAGCTGCCTGCTGTTGCCCTGCGCAGCGGTAAGACGGCAGGAAGGAGGATGTACCACACCCGCAGCCAGGGGAACAACAGTGTGTAAGGTCCTCTTCTGCAGGAAGGAGAATCCCTGGGCATAAATCTCCTATTCGTTTTAAAGTATCATATTGTAGTCAAATTATTTGTTGTCAGTCATGTAAAAACAGTCATGAGGTATTTTGAggagtacaaaaataaatctcacagTACTATGGTGGAATATGTCAGATTGTCTGAAGTAAGCTTTAAAAAGAAGTGTTTATCTATTGTGTTATTGTTCAAGACTATGCAGTGTTGTAAAAtagttgttttctgttaaacagTTCCTTGGTGGAGGAGTTCAGGAAAACTCTTTGTTCCCTTTGGCAAGGGGGCCAGACTGCCTTTAGTCCAGACTCCCTATTTTATGCCATATGGAAAATCATGCCCAGTTTCAGGTAAAAacacaagggaaaaaaaaatgttgctactaaatttgttttcttctcacttCCTTGAGTGTTTATACACAGCTGTAATAGAAGActgcatgtgtttgtacagGGGCTATCAGCAGCAGGATGCTCATGAATTCATGCGCTACTTGTTAGATCACCTGCACAGGGAGCTGCAGTACAGCTGCAACGGGGCATCTTACCCTGTCTCGCCTCAGGACGGAGTCAGACTCTCCCCCACAGACAGTAAATGCTGCatgtgagttgttttttttttctttgtttatgttcatGGTGCTGAAAATGTGAGATTCTCAAGGTATTACGTGATCATGAACAAAAACTGTGGTataaaaaaagtacaatgtGACCTAATTATGTTTATTGAAACTAGAAATGCATATATATCTTCTGCAAACATATGAAAACATAGTTATAATTACTATGCCAGCATTTTCGTTGGCATCTCATCAAAAAGGACTTTACTATTTAAACTTCGACATGTCATGGTACTGAAAAGTGTCTCATACTGTTGTGCAGTAAAATTTCTAACTGCAAAGCTGCAGCTTTCACACGATCATGTTTTTAGCACCCATTAAATTGGTCTTGGCTGTTTTTGTAATtactttgattattattatttttttatgattaatcaattttatAGCTATTTAGATAATTCTTTTGGTCTTAATTGTTGCTTGTAATACGCATTTTAATATGTCAAAAAGACTCATTTGTATACTCTGGCTTGCTTTATTTCTTCCCAAATATGACAGTATCCCTTTTTTGTTAACTAATATCAATGTCTTCCTGTCTGATTCTTTGCAGAAATGGAACTTCCAGTGTTGTCACATCTATTTTTGGTGGTATTCTTCAAAACGAAGTTAACTGCCTGATATGTGGAACAGAATCTCGAAAGTTTGATCCATTTCTTGGTAAGTCgagctgtttttctgcttcaaaattcCTTTAGCTTTTTCTGTTAAAGAACAAATAACACTATTgtctatgtttttgtttcttcccaTGGCATTGATGAAGGCATAATAAAATTTTGATCCATCCAactaagtatttttttcttctccattctTGTTGCTTCAGACCTTTCTTTGGACATTCCTAGTCAGTTTAGACAAAAGAGAAGTAAGGACCAGGAGCCAGGACCTCTATGCACTTTACGTGGTAAATCTAATACTGTTGAAGATAACCAATTTGTTGGccattctttttttgttatctttaaaacaggtttgtatttgtttaatttgttgtaGACTGCTTGCGTAGCTTCACTGACCTGGAAGAACTTGATGAAACAGAACTATATTATTGCCACAAGTGTAAAAAACGACAGAAATCAACCAAGAAGTTCTGGATCCAGAAGCTGCCAAAGGTGTGAGGGAGATATATTTAGGACTTAatgactgttttatttatttagtacttGTTTTTTGAGGCTTTAAAGgcataaaaagttttgtttggtttgaaaaTGTAGGTCTTGTGCCTGCACCTCAAACGGTTCCACTGGACTGCTTTTCTGAGAAACAAGGTGGACACTTACGTGGAGTTTCCACTGAAGGGCCTGGACATGAGGGACTTCTTACTTGAGGTGAGCTGGAAACATCTTAACAGCCATTACTATTTCAAGTagttttatatcattttaatatctggaaagtgttttttttttactaggaaattaaaaaaaaattacaagctAGCTTAGCCCCTTAGGTCTagtgaaagaaacatttgttgCTGCAACATATAGAGACATTTAGGAACAATTTCATGCTCCCAACTTTGTAGGAACAGTCTGAGAATATCCCCTTCCTATGACTGTGCACCAGAACACAAGAGACGCTCATGCATGAGCGAGCTTGTTTTAGAAGAATTTGAGTTTCCTGACCTCAGCTTGATAAAACGGCAACTCTTGGTTCTAATTATAGCAAACTAAATATGAGCAAGACTTTCTCATCCAACATCaatgtctgacctcacaaattcACTGTtggaagaaagtaaaaaaaatgtctatgtAACACACTTCCTAAACAATATGGAAAGCCTTCCTAGAAGAGCTGAATCTTGGATCTCACTcacgttttgtttttgatggTAGATGAGTGAATACTGTATAGTTGTTAagtaaaaagttacatttgtgaGAAACTTTGGTGTTTCAGCTCTTACCAGTTTAATTCATGAGGAAAAGCACATGGTAGTCTCTTCCTTTTCAGCTCCCCCTACAGCACAGAAACAGTTGGCTCACCCTACCTGTTACAAATTTAATCCTGTAATTGCGTACATTCCATCCTGTGTTCATATTTGCAAAATCCCTTAGTCTTTGTCTCCAGTTTTAAGAACTAAGCATACTTACTGTAGTTTAGATTGTAAactataaattatttcattagtTGTTCGCCAACATCATTCTGGTGCAAAGCTTTTTGTGTAATGTTATCGTGTACACAACAAACTTGAAGTGTAAAAGCAACTCTTAAAATGCTATTTTCCAAACATGTGGCTCtcgaaaaaaagacatttacatGATTGAAATCTTTCTTTTCCCTCTGCAGCCAGAGAACTCGTTACCAGGGAGCTGTTTGTATGACCTTGCTGCTGTCGTGGTGCACCATGGATCTGGGTGAGTCAAGGTCTTGCATCATTCACGCTTTACTGCCATGGTTTAAGCAAGTCATTTTGTTTAAGATAACTATGAAAAAAGTATAATGATATTCATTGttaatttacttatttcaaAAGCATTTGTAGGAGATTCATGTTGCAGCAGCCTAATAGctgaaaaacccaaacataGGGCTTTTCAGCTGGtctttaaaagtaaatgaaagCCTCATTTAACCAAAGATATCAATCACTGAATTATAGAGCAACAAGTTTTATAGACAGCTgcagtttaaaacagaaaggCATTAGAGAGAGTCCTTGAAAGTACATTCAGATAATTGTTGCTATGCCAAATGTGACCACTAAGAGGCAGTGTTGTGCCACTGCTGTACATTCAGGTTGACTGTGTTCCTTTGTGCTCCACCAGCAATAGATGAATCTGTAAAAATTCAGAAGGTAAAACGTGATTGTGTGTTCACAGGGTTGGATCAGGGCATTATACAGCATATGGCAGCCACGAGGGCCACTGGTACCACTTTAACGACAGCACAGTGACTCTGACCAATGAGGACACAGTGAAGAAAGCCAAGGCCTATATCCTCTTTTACGTTGAGAGGACTGTTCAAGAGGCTTTAGACACTGACAGCACTGCCACAACTCAGCCCAGCGTGGACATGGCAGCCACGGACTGCTTTTCGACAGAAATAGCTGCGGCAGACGCACAGACGTGTTTGACGGACACCACACAAGCAAATATCCTGGATGAGATAGCTGAAGAAGATGCGAGCATAAATATGGCTCCATTAAAAGAGGCGAAGATGGCGTCGCAGGAGCCTGCAGCAGACAGAGATACCTCAGAGGAAGCTCTCCAAACTGCTGCACCGTGATTCAGTCACAATTCACTGCCTCACATTAGCTTTCCTTCATGTTGGTTTCACCTCAGATGTGTCACAGTGctggatttattattattgtagttTATTTTCCTATTCATTGTATGTTTCTTGAGTTGTTTGAAATAATCATGTTTGacttgctgcttttttttgtatttttaattgttttttgcttctttttttttgtaattttgtcagACATTTGTGTATGTAATAGATTCCAAAGGTTATTGTTTATAATAATGAAGGAAAGCTGGAGCTTTGGGAACCTGAGGTGGTTCAAAGGTCAGTAGATGGAGACTGTATCACCACAGAGTCATTGTGAATATATTActgttctgttattttctcaaatttttatttttatttttcaattttccaaaattttaaaatgtgtagcTCTCTTTTCCAGTTTTTAGTGGATATTTAGTGTTTATACTGCAATGTCTTTgaatttcagtgtttatttgggcttttaatttgtatttccttctttaccaccaaacataaaaagtagtgatcattttgtttttctggtggaTTATCATTTAACGTTTATGTTTCCCTAAATGATCAGTCACGGGACCTAATGAAATTCACAGTTGAGTATGTATGAGTTATTGCTGCCATGACTGAATGCAATGAAAACTCTTTCATTCATATGATACGTTGTGATGTTTTTCCTTATATCTGAACTCTATTTCTGTTCTCATCAGTCTGTTAGGCTATTTTATATCTGTTAAAGACAGatattcaaatacattttatgagcATCTTAATTGGAAAATccttcaaaatgtaatttatttcagtaactcaaaaaagtaaaatgtgtaTAGTTTTATTACACAGTGACATATATTCTATTTACTACTTTTCgtgattattaaaatttagaacttaatgttttctgataattagaatattataaaagacaaatagaaaaaggcTCACTATTGCAGATATTGATTTTTCCTCTCAAGGCTGCTGTTTTCACTGTTGCCTGTCTATCTTGTCTTGCTacaccttttccttccactaaactttccattaatatgcttcgattcaaattcagaaatactttatttatcccaaagggaaattaaatgttgtaactcattggAATTATTCAAAGAGTTACTGTAGATAGTGATGACTGTTGGCAGGAAAGCTCTCCTGTAGCGGTCTGCGTTAAAGCTAATTCGAAGAAGGCTCTGATTGAAGACACTGTTTCCCAAGCCGGACTCATGAAGAGAATGGTCAGGCTTGTCCATAATTtccttgattttatgaagatcCAGTTCTGTGAACAGTAAGCTTATTTAACAATGGTTTATATGTGACTTATCATCCAGGTGAAAGTTAATGACTGATGGAAACCTATCAACTCAGCCATTGTTTTcaggattattttttgttgatctcatgtaatattctaattaagtgagaaactgaattttgcatTATCATTAGTTAtcagccataatcatcaaaatgaacaaaaatcatTTACATGTAAGAattgagtttcactttttgaatcaaatgactgaaatgaattaacattttaattcttttctAACTAGACACATATTCTGTATCCTACCACTGGCAACTGTCATAGGCATagaatttttagttttaagtaGTAAAACATGCAATTATTGGTTTCAAATCCAAATATATATCATTCAAAACTTGAATGATAGTAAAATCTTACCATTCATTGTGAATTCTGTATTTGTCTCCTTTACAAATGTCCTAAtgctctttttacattttctgatgcTAAACAGTCCATGTTGTGGTGGAGTGAGGCTCTatagcaggggtgtcaagctccagtcctcaagggccgctgtcctgcagtttttagatgtgccacaggtacaaaacactggaatgaaatggcttaattacctcctccttgtgtagatcagttctccaaagccttgctaatgacctaattattctattcaggggtggtgcagcggaggcacatctaaaagttgcaggacagcggccctcgaggactgcagtttgacacccctgctctataGTATACTgagcatattttttttgcagggcTTAATATATGGCTTGTCTTTAGCCTTTAGCAAAGCTCTTTGCCCACGCCCAggcgcacacatgcacacagagtTCCCCTCTGCACACGTGCCAACCAGTAAACCCTCTCGCTGTGGCAGGAACAAGTACTTCACTATACACAGGAACAGCTGCTCTTAGTTGCCTTCACACAGGTGGCTGCTAGGTCGCTTCTCCATCCCTCCCTTCCACCAATGAAACAAGTGGGCTTTTTCTACTCTTCCATGTGCATCTTACATTTTGTGTACTAATAATTTGCTTGCAGCATGTTGTTCTGTTTGCATCAGAAGTCTTGTTAGGAACATCATGTCACGGTACATAATGTGATCACCCTCCAAAAACGGCATTTCCTATTGttgagggatttttttcccctctaacAGCCTGCTGATAACAAGTTTAACTGGACTTACTTGGAAAGTAGAGTGATGACATACATGTGGACTAATAGTATTCTGGCATCAGAACATTCTCTGCTCTCCAGTTGAGCAAACACACTGAGTCACAGATTACCAGGCTGCCTTAGGCAAGTTCTACATAGCACTTCATGTGCTTGTGTCTCTAACTCACATGTCCAACAGTCCAGCTTGGAGCAGGGAAGTTATTTGTCTTTGTGATTATCTTGAATGTGACAGTCTCAGACGAGTTTGTGTAAACCATCCagtgctgttgctgctgtttacTCCTGTAATTATGATGTTGTATAACCTCTGCAGTaactgttggggaaaaaaagagttcaATTAGAGTAATTTCATCAGGAAGTTGAAGATTTAGTTGTTCTTTGATCTGTGTTActtgaaaaatttatttagatcTTTTTTATGTCCCATAACTACATCAGAATTATCAACAGCACttaaaatttaagattaaatcaatatatatatatatatatatatatatatatatataatcaattAACAAATAACTGTGggtttatattattatattatatatggGTTTATATATTGCTCGGGACAACACAAAGCATTTCTGTTAGCCATCACTTATCTGATAAACATAATGTACTTGGACTACagatattttacagaaaataagcaTGCTAATAACAGCAGCATTGGTGATtttcttgaaacattttgttacagGTGATATATTGCCCCCACAGAATTAATATACTCAGTAATAGGTTGGAaatttttgaaatgtgaaattaaaggttactttgttttaaaaccttttacacatctttactaGAAATGACAATAAATCTGGAAAGGACCATGTTTAAGTGCACACTGAGgacaacaaataataaaaatgtcttagaaTGGATAAGTACAAGGGGCAGAATTATCTATTTTGtctatttatatatgtatatagcTTTATGGCATGACACTACGCAATGTTTAGTTTGCTTGAAAAGAAACAATACAACAATGATTCTTCACAGgataaaagttttaattcagctcattgtcaacatttttttgtaaattaacagAGTAATTTGTGAATAGATACATTCACAGTAAGTTTTGGAGTTGTACTTTTTACATGTGTTGTTGCGGGTGTGTAACTCTGATGTTTGCGTGAAGTAGGCCAGGACAGTGTAAACATCTGGCCCTGTCTAGGGCTTGCTGCCTGTTGAGAGCCATGACAGATGGAAAGGGAGCTCAAACACTTCCATCTTTGAACGTATCACAGTTGTCTTCCCAAAATAGCCGTCTCCTCACCGCCTTATATGTGCAGGCCCTTCAGCGTGCGCCTGAGGGGGCATCATGTATCTAGGCCACACAATACTGGCTGTGGGTTCATTGTTGCTGACTACCAGCAGGTCTGTCTCTGCCCCAGAGACGAGGCCTCTCTACACGTAGCAGGACTTTTTAATCATGCATCTTACTCAGCTCAACCGCGAGTGTCTCCTCCACCTTTTCTCCTTCCTGGACAAGGACAGCCGGAGAAGTTTGTCCCTCACCTGTTGTCAGCTGCGTGAAGTCTACCTTGACCCCTGCCTATGGTACCTGCTCCACTTCAGCTCCCCTTGTCAGCTTAGATGGGACAACTATGTGCTGGGACCATCATTGCGTTACCTAACTATATGCTGGTACTCCAGCAGAGTCCAGCTGGTGTGCAACATTGAGGACTGGTTGAAGAGCTCGTTCCAGAAGGACATCTGCAGCAAACATGACAGCCTGGTCAGCACTTTCCTGGCCCATGTGTGCCACATGTGAGTTTCTATGTGCATTTGATCTTTTCTTAGTAAAGAATCACAATAAGTTATGAATCAAAAATGAACAATCAAAGATTATGTGAGACGTAAAGGACAATTTCATTTGGGGATCCTGAAAACATGTggattaaaagttatttgtcaGATCATCCAAGGAATTAGGTTGCAAGTCTTCTGTATTTGGTTGTGCAGTGATGTGCGGCGTGGGCATTTTAATGCAGCAGTAGGTGAAATGGTTCTAGCTGtaacaaaaaattatgtttgttaaTATACCTCTTAAAAGAACAACTTTTACCCCATGTATAAATGCAATTTCTAGATTTGTAAGTTCATTTGTATCctatataaatttaaatgatgtttAGCTTTGATAGTAAACTTCACTCTTTGCATAAAATGGTAATGTTTATCttaaaattagaacaaactcaCAATCCAGAGAAGCTACTTCCATAACAGGAACATTTACTTATTACTTTAGACACTCGATCCAGAACAGGAATCAAACTTAttagttattaaataaaatcacttcaCCTAAAAATTTCtatgattagattttttttatttattcccatAGAACACAATTTATTGATGCCAGGGATAGCTGTGCTCAGTTCAAATTTGTCATTTAAGTACAAAAACTTTGTGCCTCTCACTACCAGgttaatttaaatgcattttttcacAATACTAGTACCTTTAACATacacctttttttaaagaacaaagtcACATTACAATGAAACCCATAAAAGCAAAcgaaaatggtaaaaacaacaCGACAGAGAATTCACTTTTAGTGGGAGATAGGatttgaaaagtggaaaatgcAAATATCAGCAACAAGAGAGTAACTGAGTGCTCTGGTTGTTCTTGAATGTGAGGAAAGggactttaaaaatataagtgATATTAACCAgtcagaggagctgctgcaaGACAAGCAGATTCTGAATAGTGGAAGGGTTTCTGAAAGATGAGTTCTCAACCAAGtggagccacctcaactggctcctcttgatgaggagaagcagcagctctaacctGACAATCAAATTTCTGCTCCTAGGGTGAGCTGttgtggcataggggatagtgcaacccacatttggaggacTTGAGTCTTCAATGTGGCTGTcgagggttcgattcccagacctgTCAACATTTATTGCATGTCTTTCCCcattttctgtcagcctactttcaaataagggacactagagcccacaaaacaccccctggagggaaaaaaaaaaaaaattctgatccTAACTTTAAGAGAGCCCTGAACACCAATTAGAAATGGGCTCGGACTTGATCAACATAactataaattaaaacttttcgGAAGGTGCTAGAGAGATAGAGTGCCACCTGTTGGACTGGCAGCAGCCTTCTAAAACTGTGCCTCTTTTCTTGATTTTGGATGTAAACAAAGCGAGGGTCATGTTGATAACAGTGTCAGGATGTTTTAAGGTCTCTATAGCTCAAAACTGTGAGCACTGGTTTTAGTCAAACCCTTGTGTTTAGCTGAAGGCACCAGGGAACAAAATCATCAGAAACAGATGCCATATCCAAAGTTGcctgtaaaacaaaatagcaTCTGCTAGGTATGAGACTAATTCTTTTGCCAAACACAACTGTTGGCACATGTATAATTATATTTACTGAGTGACGTAAAATTTGTATGTGATAGGTCATTGAAACTTAGCTCTTTTGGCTCCTGGCCTTGTGTGTGTGGCCGGCCCCACAGAGGCCAGGAATCAACCCACAGAGGCGTAATGAGGTCTCTGGATAATTTCTTCAAGGCAGCCAGTAATAACTGCTGATGTAAGGGGAGCTGAGCTGCTGTGGCAGGCCAGGACAGAAGGGAGAGAGGAGGCTGCACG belongs to Gambusia affinis linkage group LG08, SWU_Gaff_1.0, whole genome shotgun sequence and includes:
- the usp3 gene encoding ubiquitin carboxyl-terminal hydrolase 3, which encodes MECPHLSSNVSCATDSPRFPNGIPSSWCCNVCRSNKSPWICLTCLMVHCGRYVNGHAKKHFEENQGPSICQRKGEKQEKDKTYHSVCMDCINFSVFCYRCDDFVVNDTKLGHTQKVREHLQSLENSLLLGDRQRKRKLLESSAADGKLLKDNDGVAVGATGLRNLGNTCFMNAILQSLSNIEQFSCYFKELPAVALRSGKTAGRRMYHTRSQGNNSVSLVEEFRKTLCSLWQGGQTAFSPDSLFYAIWKIMPSFRGYQQQDAHEFMRYLLDHLHRELQYSCNGASYPVSPQDGVRLSPTDSKCCINGTSSVVTSIFGGILQNEVNCLICGTESRKFDPFLDLSLDIPSQFRQKRSKDQEPGPLCTLRDCLRSFTDLEELDETELYYCHKCKKRQKSTKKFWIQKLPKVLCLHLKRFHWTAFLRNKVDTYVEFPLKGLDMRDFLLEPENSLPGSCLYDLAAVVVHHGSGVGSGHYTAYGSHEGHWYHFNDSTVTLTNEDTVKKAKAYILFYVERTVQEALDTDSTATTQPSVDMAATDCFSTEIAAADAQTCLTDTTQANILDEIAEEDASINMAPLKEAKMASQEPAADRDTSEEALQTAAP